The following coding sequences are from one Cystobacter fuscus DSM 2262 window:
- a CDS encoding catalase produces MNKKTPDAVSIDARSKDEALAKDRSNPTGHRMTSDQGVPIENTDNSLRVGARGPTLLEDFHFREKIMRFDHERIPERVVHARGSGAHGYFQPYESLADLTKAKLFQDPSKKTPVFVRFSTVAGSRGSMDTARDVRGFAVKFYTEEGNWDLVGNNIPVFFIQDAIKFPDIIHAAKPEPHHEMPQAASAHDSFWDFISLMPESAHMLMWVMSDRALPRSYRMMEGFGVHTFRLINDKGVSRFVKFHWKPKLGVHSLVWDECQKLGGKDPDYHRRDLWENIEKGNFPEYELGLQIIEEKDVAKLGIEILDSTKIIPEELIPVRRVGKLVLDRNPTNFFAETEQVAFCTANVVPGIDFTDDPLLQGRNFSYLDTQLSRLGGPNFVEIPINRPLAPVHNNQQDGFKRHTIPEGRANYFPNSLGGGCPFMSSAAEGGYRHFPEKVDGEKLRARGESFQDHFTQAGMFFRSMSRPEQEHIIAAILFELGKVERKEVRARVVEQILAKIDEELVTQVAEGLGLPVPKPAVEKGKIDKSPALSIEYLKKDAKKDAIPTRLVGVLVADGFDAEDLSATRAAIEKAGGQMVVIAKRLGTVKGSDGQPVMVDKSSLTTASVEYDAVFVPGGAASVAVLKKDADAMQFIQEAYRHCKAIGVTREASELLDAGGISSSAPGIVADAKGAKHHHFTAKFIESIAEHRHWMRLDRNSVPA; encoded by the coding sequence ACGAGCGCATCCCCGAGCGCGTCGTGCATGCCCGGGGCTCGGGTGCGCACGGCTACTTCCAGCCCTATGAGTCGCTGGCCGATCTCACCAAGGCGAAGCTCTTCCAGGATCCGTCGAAGAAGACGCCCGTCTTCGTGCGCTTCTCCACCGTGGCGGGCTCACGCGGCTCCATGGACACGGCGCGGGACGTGCGGGGCTTCGCCGTGAAGTTCTACACGGAGGAGGGCAACTGGGACCTGGTGGGCAACAACATCCCCGTCTTCTTCATCCAGGATGCCATCAAGTTCCCGGACATCATCCACGCGGCCAAGCCGGAGCCGCACCACGAGATGCCCCAGGCGGCCTCCGCGCATGACTCCTTCTGGGACTTCATCTCGCTCATGCCGGAGAGCGCCCACATGCTCATGTGGGTCATGTCCGATCGCGCCCTGCCGCGCAGCTACCGCATGATGGAAGGCTTTGGCGTCCATACCTTCCGGCTGATCAACGACAAGGGCGTGTCGCGCTTCGTGAAGTTCCACTGGAAGCCGAAGCTCGGCGTGCACTCGCTCGTGTGGGACGAGTGCCAGAAGCTCGGGGGCAAGGACCCCGACTACCACCGCCGCGATCTCTGGGAGAACATCGAGAAGGGCAACTTCCCCGAGTATGAGCTGGGATTGCAGATCATCGAGGAGAAGGACGTCGCGAAGCTCGGCATCGAGATCCTCGACTCGACGAAGATCATCCCCGAGGAGCTCATCCCGGTGCGCCGCGTCGGCAAGCTCGTGCTCGATCGCAACCCGACGAACTTCTTCGCCGAGACCGAGCAGGTCGCCTTCTGCACCGCCAACGTCGTGCCGGGCATCGACTTCACGGATGATCCGCTGCTGCAGGGGCGCAATTTCTCCTACCTCGACACGCAGCTGTCCCGGCTGGGTGGGCCCAACTTCGTCGAGATCCCCATCAACCGTCCGCTCGCGCCGGTGCACAACAACCAGCAGGATGGTTTCAAGCGGCACACCATCCCCGAGGGCCGCGCCAACTACTTCCCCAACTCGCTCGGGGGCGGCTGCCCGTTCATGAGCTCCGCGGCCGAGGGCGGCTACCGGCACTTCCCGGAGAAGGTGGACGGGGAGAAGCTGCGCGCGCGCGGCGAGTCGTTCCAGGATCACTTCACCCAGGCGGGCATGTTCTTCCGCAGCATGTCCAGGCCCGAGCAGGAGCACATCATCGCGGCCATCCTGTTCGAGCTGGGCAAGGTGGAGCGCAAGGAGGTGCGCGCGCGCGTGGTGGAGCAGATCCTCGCGAAGATCGACGAGGAGCTCGTGACGCAGGTGGCCGAGGGCCTGGGCCTGCCCGTGCCCAAGCCCGCCGTGGAGAAGGGGAAGATCGACAAGTCCCCGGCGCTGAGCATCGAGTACCTGAAGAAGGACGCGAAGAAGGACGCCATCCCCACGCGGCTCGTCGGCGTGCTGGTGGCGGACGGCTTCGACGCGGAGGACCTGTCGGCCACGCGCGCGGCCATCGAGAAGGCGGGGGGCCAGATGGTGGTCATCGCCAAGCGCCTGGGCACGGTGAAGGGCTCGGATGGCCAGCCGGTGATGGTGGACAAGAGCTCGCTCACCACGGCCTCGGTCGAGTACGACGCCGTCTTCGTGCCCGGTGGCGCCGCGAGCGTGGCGGTGCTCAAGAAGGACGCGGACGCGATGCAGTTCATCCAGGAGGCCTACCGGCACTGCAAGGCGATCGGCGTCACCCGCGAGGCCAGTGAGCTGTTGGACGCGGGTGGCATCTCCTCCTCCGCGCCGGGCATCGTCGCGGACGCCAAGGGGGCCAAGCACCACCACTTCACCGCGAAGTTCATCGAGTCCATCGCCGAGCACCGGCACTGGATGCGCTTGGACCGCAACAGCGTCCCGGCCTGA
- a CDS encoding serine/threonine protein kinase, producing the protein MKTTLEDVVQPGAVVGGYRIEKKLGAGGFGRVYLAWRDGGPCALKFIHLESVGEWGWRELYIMLRHEFPNVVRLLSHFKWPEEKPEYLVLVMEYVPGVTLYQWVRDNNPCAREVVEKLLPLTRALQEVHAKEVLHRDLKGDNVLVRELDGAPVLVDFGAGTMPGVPRVTRGSLAPANLRYRSPESVAFFLREDRKQGERYDYAVTDELYALGIILYVLTTDVYPFDGPDDELLGEIIADVPTPPNVRNSRVPSNLSDLCLRLLAKEPHARVQNAEALYESLKKLLEEAKVDPRWETPLCYGWTADGRTTEDAPELVGKNPQAWLRRWIRQKPKRGNPSPPPPASPTAQPAPSTAQTVSTLHARMRRLAPVLVAVVVVGLAMGAGHVLDQLRQPLLALTPPAVPDQRVWTLLESRTPTPLVSAESTLGGLAPWAPHVHEVAPPWKPPEADAGAAPPRVDTPALVTNVALSKGTTGMRKKAPGSQADKKKKGCGPTGNNVLLAVAAAANMACPGAQVRKEPASQECPAGAIETMRSKLDLDVGDHQGTAAIPRWISGNNKPIPVREGPITMTLGGGWGKLPSETVFSGQLFIGEKRVYGRITQAVTPSGDTFTVCMELWDFGESGLEIESDSEQTIKVRPRVELRTVSHFK; encoded by the coding sequence GTGAAGACCACGCTGGAGGACGTGGTCCAGCCGGGGGCGGTGGTGGGCGGCTACCGCATCGAGAAGAAGCTGGGCGCGGGAGGCTTCGGTAGGGTGTATCTCGCATGGCGCGACGGTGGCCCGTGCGCGCTCAAGTTCATCCACCTGGAGAGCGTTGGGGAGTGGGGTTGGCGGGAGTTGTACATCATGCTCCGCCACGAGTTCCCCAACGTGGTGCGGCTGCTGAGCCACTTCAAATGGCCGGAGGAGAAGCCGGAGTACCTGGTGCTCGTCATGGAGTACGTGCCAGGGGTGACGCTGTACCAGTGGGTCCGGGACAACAATCCGTGTGCCCGCGAGGTGGTGGAGAAACTGCTGCCGCTCACCCGTGCTCTCCAGGAGGTCCACGCGAAGGAGGTCCTGCACCGGGACTTGAAGGGCGACAACGTGCTGGTGCGCGAGTTGGACGGGGCGCCGGTGCTGGTGGACTTCGGTGCTGGCACCATGCCCGGCGTACCTCGCGTCACCCGTGGTTCGCTGGCCCCGGCCAATCTCCGTTATCGCAGCCCTGAGTCCGTGGCCTTCTTCCTGCGCGAGGATCGCAAGCAGGGGGAGCGATACGACTACGCGGTGACGGACGAGCTGTACGCCCTGGGCATCATCCTCTACGTGCTCACCACCGACGTGTACCCCTTCGACGGCCCGGACGACGAGCTACTGGGGGAGATCATCGCGGACGTCCCCACGCCTCCGAACGTGCGGAACTCTCGTGTGCCCTCGAACCTCAGCGATCTGTGCCTGCGCCTGTTGGCCAAGGAGCCACACGCCCGTGTCCAGAACGCCGAGGCGCTGTACGAGTCGCTGAAGAAGCTGCTGGAGGAGGCGAAGGTGGATCCCCGTTGGGAGACGCCCCTGTGCTACGGCTGGACGGCGGACGGACGCACCACGGAGGACGCGCCGGAGTTGGTGGGCAAGAACCCCCAAGCGTGGCTGCGCAGATGGATTCGGCAGAAGCCCAAGCGGGGCAATCCGTCCCCTCCGCCACCCGCCAGCCCCACCGCGCAACCCGCACCGTCCACCGCGCAGACAGTCTCCACGCTTCACGCTCGGATGAGACGGCTCGCTCCGGTCCTCGTGGCCGTGGTCGTGGTGGGCCTCGCCATGGGAGCGGGTCACGTTCTCGATCAGCTCCGGCAGCCACTTCTCGCACTGACTCCGCCAGCAGTGCCAGACCAGCGGGTGTGGACGCTTCTCGAATCTCGGACGCCGACGCCTCTCGTCTCCGCGGAATCCACCCTCGGAGGACTGGCGCCATGGGCCCCGCACGTTCACGAAGTGGCGCCGCCCTGGAAGCCGCCTGAAGCTGACGCAGGCGCAGCGCCCCCGAGGGTGGACACCCCTGCGCTCGTCACCAATGTGGCGCTCAGCAAGGGAACGACCGGCATGAGGAAGAAGGCCCCCGGCTCACAGGCGGACAAGAAGAAGAAGGGATGCGGCCCCACCGGCAACAACGTGCTTCTCGCCGTGGCCGCCGCCGCCAACATGGCCTGTCCCGGTGCCCAGGTTCGCAAAGAGCCTGCCTCCCAGGAGTGCCCGGCCGGTGCCATCGAGACCATGAGAAGCAAGCTCGACCTTGACGTCGGCGACCACCAAGGAACTGCCGCGATTCCAAGATGGATATCGGGCAACAACAAGCCCATTCCCGTACGGGAAGGCCCCATCACGATGACGTTGGGCGGTGGATGGGGAAAGCTGCCGAGCGAAACAGTCTTCTCCGGCCAGCTCTTCATCGGAGAGAAGCGCGTCTATGGCCGCATCACCCAGGCCGTAACTCCCTCTGGCGACACATTCACCGTGTGCATGGAGCTGTGGGACTTCGGAGAGTCCGGCCTGGAGATCGAGTCCGACAGTGAGCAGACCATCAAGGTCCGTCCTCGCGTAGAGCTCAGGACGGTGAGCCACTTCAAGTAG